The bacterium sequence TTCGAGAAAGTGGTGGCCTTCGCGAAGGAGTACAACCTGCTCGTCCTGCACGATTTCGCATACGCCGATCTGGGATTCGACGGCTACCAGCCGCCGAGCATGCTCCAGGTTCCGGGGGCGAAGGATGTAGGGGTGGAGTTTTTCTCGCTCTCGAAGAGCTACTCAATGCCCGGCTGGCGCATCGGGTTTTGCGTGGGCAACCGCCGCCTGGTCGGTGCGCTGCGCCGGATCAAAAGCTATCTCGACTACGGCGCCTTCCAGCCGATCCAGATCGCCTCGATCATCGCCCTGGACGGCCCGCAGGAGTGCGTCGAGGAGATACGGAACATCTACCAGATCCGGCGGGATGTGCTGTGCGAGGGGCTGCATCGCATCGGATGGTCCGTTGAAAAGCCCAAGGGCACCATGTTCGTCTGGGCGGGGATTCCGCCCGCTTTCCGGGAAATGGGATCGCTCGAGTTCGCAAAACATCTGTTGATGAAAACCCAGGTGGCCGTGTCCCCCGGCGTGGGTTTCGGCGAGCTGGGCGATGGGCACGTCCGCTTTGCGCTGGTGGAAAACGAACATCGCACCCGGCAGGCGGTTCGAAGCCTGCGCGAGATTTTTCCGGCCAAGTCGGAAAAACGAATGACGGGATAACACTTCTCTATTTTGTTTTGTGGGTAGCCAATGCGTGAAATTCGTGTCGGGATTCTGGGCCTCGGGACGGTGGGCAAAGGAGTCGTCAACCTTCTGAGGGAGCAGCGCGAGCTGATCAAAAGACGGCTCGGAGTGGAGATTTGCGTCGTGCGCGTCGCCGACCGGAGCGCCCACCGCAAGAGCGTGCCGGGGCTGCCGCCGGAGAAGCTCGACACCGACGCCGAGGGCCTGATCGACGACCCCAATGTGGATATCGTCACCGAGCTGATCGGAGGGGTGGACGACGCCCGCAAGCACATTCTCCGCGCCATCGAAAGGAAAAAACCCGTCGTGACGGCGAACAAGGCCGTCCTCGCCGTTCACGGAGAGGAGATATTCGCCGCCGCCGAGAAGGCGGGTTGCCCCCTTTGTTTCGAAGCCTCGGTCGCGGGCGGCATCCCCATCGTACGAAACCTGCGCGAAGGTTTTGCGGCCGACCGCATCGAAGGGCTGGTCGGCATCCTGAACGGCACTTGCAACTACATCCTTTCGGAGATGACGGAGAAGGGCGCCGGCTATGAGGAGACGCTCAAAAAAGCGCAGGAGCTGGGCTACGCCGAGGCGGACCCGGCCTTCGACGTAGACGGTGTGGACGCCTCCCACAAGATTGCGATCCTCGCGAACCTCGCCTACGGAACGCCCGTGAAAGTGGAGGAGATCGCCACCGAGGGGATTCGCAACATCAAGGCAATCGACATCGCCTTCGCGCGGGAGCTGGGCTACCGCATTCGCCTGCTGGCCATCGCCCGTGAGACGAACGGGGCGCTGGACATCCGTGTGCATCCGGCCATGCTGCCCGAGCACCATCCGCTCTCGCACGTGGGCGGGGTGTTCAACGCGGTAGGGGTAACGGGCGCTAACGCGGGGCCGCAGGTGTTCATCGGCCAGGGTGC is a genomic window containing:
- the alaC gene encoding alanine transaminase, yielding MDDFQRINRLPPYVFAVVDELKLAARRKGEDIIDFGMGNPDLPTPPHIVEKLVESSANPRNHRYSASRGIRKLRHSIANWYGRRFNVEIDPEEEAIVTIGVKEGIAHLSLAITNPGDLVMVPSPTYPIHTYGMILANGNVVHVPLSQGDDFFENLKKVIEPIWPRPKILMLSFPHNPTTVCVDLSFFEKVVAFAKEYNLLVLHDFAYADLGFDGYQPPSMLQVPGAKDVGVEFFSLSKSYSMPGWRIGFCVGNRRLVGALRRIKSYLDYGAFQPIQIASIIALDGPQECVEEIRNIYQIRRDVLCEGLHRIGWSVEKPKGTMFVWAGIPPAFREMGSLEFAKHLLMKTQVAVSPGVGFGELGDGHVRFALVENEHRTRQAVRSLREIFPAKSEKRMTG
- a CDS encoding homoserine dehydrogenase, whose amino-acid sequence is MREIRVGILGLGTVGKGVVNLLREQRELIKRRLGVEICVVRVADRSAHRKSVPGLPPEKLDTDAEGLIDDPNVDIVTELIGGVDDARKHILRAIERKKPVVTANKAVLAVHGEEIFAAAEKAGCPLCFEASVAGGIPIVRNLREGFAADRIEGLVGILNGTCNYILSEMTEKGAGYEETLKKAQELGYAEADPAFDVDGVDASHKIAILANLAYGTPVKVEEIATEGIRNIKAIDIAFARELGYRIRLLAIARETNGALDIRVHPAMLPEHHPLSHVGGVFNAVGVTGANAGPQVFIGQGAGPAATASAVVGDLIEMARWLRSGARARLPAASFLPDSRKRLAPLPPSQVCTCYYIRFAALDRPGVLSRISGVFGRHEISLESIIQKGRAGEEGHVPLVMMTHEASEESMRNALLEILKLDVVGPEYGLIRVEANGMAFA